The DNA region gaacaaaatgaatcaccaaataataataatataaatataaatataaatacaaatgTAAATACAAGTGTAAATACAAATGTAAATACAAATGTAAATACATATACAAATACAAATCCAAATAGTAGTACAAATAATTGTGAAGAAAAAATTGTTCTAGATTGGAGGCTACCAATCGGTGTGTTGtttgatatatattgtgatttaaataatattgaaaagGAACATActataaattataaaacatataatgAACTTGGTgtgaataaaaaaaaatctataaaaatatgttctaataatgaattatatataaatcatataaatattgtcAAATTAGAAGGtatgaataaaaatcatgaaaaattatcatacgaaagatataatgaaaaaaatatttatgatgttaatatgaatatatataataaccCAAATAATAGTTCAAATGTAAATCATCATAAAAATTGTAATAGGAATGATGATCATATTAAACAAAAGAATAgttttataaatgaaaaagaaacaaaagGATGTATTGacataaaaaaagaaataaatggaaatacaaaaaatgaGGAATCTGAAAAAGAGAAAcaagtaaaaaatattattgtagaaaattattatgaagagaattatatgaaagagaaaaaaatacatatagataatgataaaggtcatataaaaaatgatgtagaagaaaataaaggagatataaatgaatattatgatgatataaaattaaataatatttatgatgATATAACAAAGTTTGATTACTTTCAATTTGTGAAGaatgaacaaataaataacgaatggtataataaacaatttgtaaatatatcaaataaaaatattccaTGGGTTTTAATAGTTCATTTTAAAGGAGATGAAGAATATCCACTCTCtcttaataataaaaaatatgatgataaaaatacaaatcTTAAAGGAGATATTAATATCTTAccatataataattatattcCATTATATAAAGGTTTTCATAATTTTGAAGAATTTATAATAAACCAATTGAAAAAAGctaattatatattaaataaaaataatagaGCATTAGAAATATTACCACAAAGAATTcaaaaagatatattatataactTGAAACAATTCcatatagaaaaaatatgttcATTGTATAGAGAATATATTGATTATAACATgataaattttattaattattttaataatacttatataaaaaaagtgaAACAGTTATGTGATTTGAATCCATATAAAGATAATTCAATACAAACAAATCAAAAAATTAgtcataaaaaaaatgaggAAAACTTATGTATTTTAAAAATCGGCCCTCAGGAGGAAGACTCCGAGGTGATAAGAATAGCACAATGTGACAATATAGCTAATAATCAAAcgaataataaaaaaaatattaacaacaacaacaataataataataataataataatatttattgtatCCATTTGaatgaaaattttataaatgatcaaacacaaaaaaataatctGTCAAATATAAGAAcatcatataataatgatcaTGTTAGTGATCCACTACATAAAGATTTACATAATGATTTCTCTTCTATAATATTAGAAGATACAAAAAAAGACGGTGATCATATagattttaaaaataatttacatcacaatgaaaaatatccaaatatatatgatatcTTAAAAGATGAAAAGGTTATAAAAGATTGCCctattatattacatatttatgGACCTCCATATAATCaaatattaacaaaatatccctttataaaagtaataaactcaaatgataatattaataataataagtataataataataataataagtatatacaaaatattcATCTTAATACCTTGGGGGATTTTCTGCATGATCAAATCCCATCATTTGTTCgcaaaataattaataaagatgaaaaaaatcaaacatcctatattttaaataataatgataaagataattatttaaattcagaaacaatatattattttattgaaGATGAATACTTGATTTTTAGTCCATATATGTTCATTATAGTTAATGGGATACAAATTCCTTTGAATACTCCTTTATATTGGCTAGCTGCCAACTTTTCTCAGTTTGATCATTTTCTTCACATTACCATACGTATACCCCCATATTAAATCAAACAAAACGAAgaaacataaatatataaataaataaataaataaataaataaataaataatatatgaaattatttatttgttcactgtttttttttttttttttttttttttttttttttttttttttttttttttttttttttttttttttttttttttttttttttttttttttttttttttttttgtgtgtgtgtgtttgttttattattttattattttattatttgtttttataaatttttaatatagataatataacattattCACAATTCTTTAAAGTCACaaatacaataaaaatgtGTACACATAAATGTGcgtataaaaaaaaaagctaattattttttgatataagaaatgttacatatatatatatatatattttatttttttcaaaaaaaaataaaattataaactcttttaatatgaacagattatatttttgtctaatatgaatatatgGATAATGAATATGTCATTTCAATTTTGTCATGTATCGATATTTAAGATACAgtaatatgaaaaaatatatagacatataatatatatatatatatatatatgtatatatttatttatttttatttattcatacgataatattacaaatgAGTGAACGGctatataaaaaaataaaaagcATGGAATGCGAATCGAACctatatatatctaataacaaggtattatttgaaagtatttataatttaataaataatggAGTACCAATACCTAGCATttattatacaaataaCAAGATAGTTGATAAAGAAACAGATAGATATGTTgttacaaaatatatttatgatgttgatgatattatttataaattgGAAGCAcattcaaaaataaatttgGAGAAATctataaatttaaaaattcaaTGTTTGGAAgaagaatatttaaaagataatgAAGTGGAAGATTCTTATAAAgatgataaatataatcaaTTAGATTCtttacaaatatatgtatCACATACACATTTTGATTACATATGGAATGAATATACTATGCCATATTTTCTTAGTTGTTATCATGATGAagataattttaaaatacatacacatatattagaaaaagaagaatttGGATATGACCTACAAATtgaattatatgaaatacCAACAAATCCAATGCAAGCTTTTCAAATAGCTAGCCATTTATCAAAAATTAGAGAAGCTCTACAATGTGGTCCTTTAAtgcatttttttttatcaaaaaCAAATAGTAcagaaaatatatttgaaaaatttattatcagaaaaaatgaagttatatttattttaaaaaaaagtgatTATCTCCTTGTGCTAATATCAATACATTTTGTAGATAGTTATGatcaattttttattcttggattgtgtaaaaatatacatcTAACTAATAAAAGTATGGATTTATCTGGAAATCTCGATTGTTCATTTTATACAGATTTTCCTTCACACCTTATTACCTCTGAATTTTTTGTTTACAATTATGAAGAAGATATGCACAATTATGAACAAGACAAAAATGTAGATATGGATGATAACAAAAATGTAGATATGGATGATAACAAAAATGTAGATATGGATGATAACAAAAATGTAGATATGgaaaaaatttataatatgaaccGTTCAGATAATATAATCAAGCCAATTAGTACAAACATcgaaaaaaatataattaatgaAGAAGATAATTCAACAAAAAATGATGACAAGGAAACATGGAAaggatatataaataattcctttgatgaaaataaaataggTGAGGAAATAAAATTGAAAGTACCAAATATTGgatttatttctttaaaaatggatataaaattatttaatggATGTAAAGATTTTTCTGAGCTTATACAAATATCAAGTAGGATATCTCATATTATTGTATCATTTCGtgattttttaaataacTCCTTAATTTTACATAGAATCAAAACAAGAAGAATGTtttgaaatttttttttaattataatcTGGGTCTAccattaaataaaaaaatgtaaacatataaatatataaatataaatgtatatatatatatatatatattataccTCTTAAACATATTCTTTGCGTGgtttatgttttattttgatcgtataatatatattataatatttattattctcAATTGACAATTTAAATTTACAATTCATATAACATTTTCCACTATTCATTTCTTTCTCAAAAATATTGTTCATTCATTTTGTtaattaagaaaaaaatgtcatcaatgaaaattttttatttttttatttttttatttttttattttattattttattattttttttgtagttaataaacatatgggatttataaattcatttttttacattgttatatattttagtAAACTGATATTTCTTGATATAAATAGAAGGTTGAACATTTATTTGGAGAGGTATccatattttaaaagataataaataaaattataaaaattgaataaataagagaatggaaaaaaattacaagccccacatatataatgttaattatacatatatatatgtaacacaatatatatttcatttttgacgtaaatttaatatatcttattttttcttttcctACAATCATTCTTGAAggaaaaaagaattaaacAAGAAATGAGAAATGgaaaaataatttcatatattatatatatatatatatattatatcccatttatatattaaatatgtGTGTGCGTACATAATATTTcgaaaaagaaaaaaaagggAAATGTTTATTTAAACTGATAGTGGATAATTCActaagaaaatattaataattcaaaggaaatcataattattcattaaaagtatatataaatatataaatttatacatatatatatttttatatatattattattattatttttttttttttttattttttttttaaaatggaaaaaatCGGTTTAGCTAGCTGGAATGTAAATGGGTGGAAAAAAAGCTgtgaaataataaaaagaaatgatAATGACTTGCTGctatttttaaaaaaactTGATATCGATATTCTATGTTTACAAGAAACAAAAACGAACGAATCATTTATTGAGAATGATTGTAATTTATTAGAGGCTGATTCAAATATGTATGAATCGTATTGGAGTTgttgtaaaaaaaaaaaaggagaAAAAACACATAAAGGATATTCAGGCTTAGCAACatatgtaaaaaatgagaataaaataatatgttcAACAAATAAAGTGTTTGATgatttttctttttttaacaagtatataaaaaaggaaaacttattaataaagaagaaGTCTGAAATTGATAAAACATCcatatctttttttttattattaaatgataacaaggaaatatataatgatcaaaatatacaatgtgataaaaataatgaacagaacaaaataaataataataataataataataatacaaatataagTGTAAGTGTAAGTGTAAGtgaattttttaatgaaGGAAGAATATTAATTACTATGCataaacattttattatagttaatatatatgctCCTTATTCTGGACATAATTATGAAAGACTAGATTATAAGATAAGATTTTTTCATGCTGTAAGAgcaaaaatattacaacTGAGAATAGTAACAGGTTTACctataatattattaggagattttaatatttcttatcgtaataaagatatatattatcttaataatattattgatttagatatattattaaaaaatatagataatatagacttaaaagaagatataaaaatgcaaattttaaaaaatgtacctttaattattaataccttaaaagataaaaataattttattattaaaaaatataaaacacaaaataatgaattGTATAacttatatttaaaatttgATGATACTCATGTCAAATTTATAggaaataatttttcatcTCTCGAAGAAATTTTctatttcttttctttaGATCCTGTATATGTTGATGATAAGTATAAGGATTATCcttatgaatattattttgttgtAAATAGGGTCTCTGATGATTTGCAAGATGTTTGTAACAGcaataaaaatgatgacCACCATAatagtagtaataataaaaatgatgacCACCATAatagtagtaataataaaaatgatgacCACCATAatagtagtaataataaaaatgagGAAAATACGATTAAGATGTCATGCCACAATAAATACATgaaaaaagatattaaGAAGGATGAAgattttttgaaaaaaaatatagagAAAGAAGATAATGAAATTGTAACTAgacataaaaataatgtagAACATAAGGAACTATTAAAAAGGtatgaaaattttttcataaataatgaaaaaatttttgaatcgattacaaataataataatagtgaagatatagaatattattttttaaaaaaagataagaatataaaatataataatgatgaaatgaataaaaatgaaagagataaaaaaatattaaattgtaaaaaaatattatgtaaatataaatataaaaataatatgaatggACAATATCTAgttaaaaatacaaattgtatatatttaaaacatttaaatgatatttttatatctttaaatattattctttCTGAACatgatttattaaatatagCTAATAGTATAGGTATGACAAGTTCACCATTATGTTGTgttgatataataaaaaatttaatatatgaagataatatgatagatacattttctttttttcatcCAAATATAAATGGTAAATTTACATGTTGGGATACATATCGTCAATGTAGAATACATAATGAAGGTTCAAGAAttgattatatttttatggattatattttatatgaacaatttattaaaagaaatcCTTATCTTTATGAATCTCCTACaatattaaatgatgaattatatgaaatgttaaagcaaaaaaaaaaaaaaaaaaattctttaaattatgatgatataaattCTTTTGAGTCTAATCAATATTATGctaattattttaataaaataaaaacaaagcaaaaatattttttatcaaatgataatataaatgatacattgaaaaaaaaaaaaaaacaagaaAAAGATGAAGAATACGATGAACAAAAATTGGAAGATCATATTTTAGATACtgaattttataattttcaatttaatatatcaacTTATATAGGTTTTATTTATACCTCACCAAAATTAAGTGATCATATAGCAGTCAAGTGcacatttattaaaaattataataagaaaaataaaattattattaaattatgtTCTTCACgttttaatattatactCAATTATTTATGTTCATCAATTcatcaatatattatgtacTTACCtctatttttaattaatcCTTCTCTATTTTCTTTAACTACATATACTTTATTAGATCATGTTCATTTATATGATGGCGTGTGTCcaaatatattgaatacACAACCTCacaaaaaaacaaataaaattacACAGTACTTTAcagtaaaaaaaaagaaataataaaaaataaaaataaataaataaataaataaatatatatatatatatatatgtttcatattgattattttattttattttattttattttgttttgttttgttttattttgttttattttgtttttattttttttagtCCTAATATAACATGTTTTCgtacaaaaatataataaaatataatataatatttatacatattatatactctcttaatctttttatttaattttttcaagAGACTATAGAATATACTCAactatattattatgatacTATATAGCttgttcatataataataaaaattataaataaattatatatatatatatatatatatatacatatttatttatttatattatgcCATAATGTATTATTCTCTCTATATTTTCACCACAAAGATCTTACATATATGAATGGTTATACAcacttatatattttaacaCATGACCATAATGgatagaaataaaaaattaaatattaataattaaatattaaatattaaaaattaaaaatagtcattttatttttataaacatCTTTTATGACATTCTTCTAAAGAAATcgaaaatataaaaaaattaaaaaaatcagaaaaataaaataatatttcattaggagaatgtatataatatcattattcAACGGATAAAAGGcttatataaaaagaaaaaaaaaaaaaaaaaaaaaaacatatatatatataataatatttttatttatttattaacTTGAAATTGAATATAACCAATTAATTATTTGTGACATTAACATATTGTATCATCTTTtaagaaattatattttgacCATGTTAAAAGTTAATGatttgtaaaatatatatatatatatatatatttttttttttggtatatataaaaaagcATACAAcagagaaaaaaatataatatataaaaaaaaaaaaaaaaaaaattaataaaataaataagaattaaaaagaagaattcatattaaaaaaaaaaagaaaaaaaaaaaaaaaaacattatGATTTCCTATTCATGTGTTGTTTGTTTTattgtttttgtttttcaTGTGAAGGCATATTCCAAAAATAAGGTTCTTAAATATGCTAAACCAGGTAccatataaattaaaataaataaataaataaataaatatatatatatataattacatGTTTGTTGTAAAGAGTACAAGATATATAGTTAAACatttatctatataaaATGTGTATGAACTTTTGGTGTAGGTTTTATTACAAATGAAATTGATATAGGGGCGTACGCAAAGAGAAGAGGTATggcaaaaaaaaaaaaaaaaaatagaataaaataaataaatacatatatacatatttatatatttatatatacacacaattattatatttttaggAAAAAGTAGACTAGGTAGTCTACACAACTACGGATATACTTCTACCAAGTCTCTAGATAGCCAAATTGAAGAATTGCGAGAAAAGGTTGTATCTAAAAATAAGAACGAACCAGAATTTCTTCAAGCGTTTGAAGAAGTATTATCATGCTTAAAGCCAGTGTTTAAAAAAGACAATGTATATATAGGAGTATTAGAAAATATAGCCGAACCAGAAAGGGTAATTCAATTTCGTGTACCATGGATTAATGATAAAGGAGAACATAAAATGAATAGAGGTTTTAGAGTACAATATAATTCTGTATTAGGTCCATACAAAGGTGGTT from Plasmodium gaboni strain SY75 chromosome 14, whole genome shotgun sequence includes:
- a CDS encoding hypothetical protein (conserved Plasmodium protein, unknown function), which produces MSERLYKKIKSMECESNLYISNNKVLFESIYNLINNGVPIPSIYYTNNKIVDKETDRYVVTKYIYDVDDIIYKLEAHSKINLEKSINLKIQCLEEEYLKDNEVEDSYKDDKYNQLDSLQIYVSHTHFDYIWNEYTMPYFLSCYHDEDNFKIHTHILEKEEFGYDLQIELYEIPTNPMQAFQIASHLSKIREALQCGPLMHFFLSKTNSTENIFEKFIIRKNEVIFILKKSDYLLVLISIHFVDSYDQFFILGLCKNIHLTNKSMDLSGNLDCSFYTDFPSHLITSEFFVYNYEEDMHNYEQDKNVDMDDNKNVDMDDNKNVDMDDNKNVDMEKIYNMNRSDNIIKPISTNIEKNIINEEDNSTKNDDKETWKGYINNSFDENKIGEEIKLKVPNIGFISLKMDIKLFNGCKDFSELIQISSRISHIIVSFRDFLNNSLILHRIKTRRMF
- a CDS encoding hypothetical protein (conserved Plasmodium protein, unknown function), translating into MEIGYMEVPNIKDINSNIEKSGLVLCVCLNQKGSESLVCPSYYYLYVHRYMYLSNIIPKCLEFFKSFILPFYGNKFGVYFECIKKEQNESPNNNNINININTNVNTSVNTNVNTNVNTYTNTNPNSSTNNCEEKIVLDWRLPIGVLFDIYCDLNNIEKEHTINYKTYNELGVNKKKSIKICSNNELYINHINIVKLEGMNKNHEKLSYERYNEKNIYDVNMNIYNNPNNSSNVNHHKNCNRNDDHIKQKNSFINEKETKGCIDIKKEINGNTKNEESEKEKQVKNIIVENYYEENYMKEKKIHIDNDKGHIKNDVEENKGDINEYYDDIKLNNIYDDITKFDYFQFVKNEQINNEWYNKQFVNISNKNIPWVLIVHFKGDEEYPLSLNNKKYDDKNTNLKGDINILPYNNYIPLYKGFHNFEEFIINQLKKANYILNKNNRALEILPQRIQKDILYNLKQFHIEKICSLYREYIDYNMINFINYFNNTYIKKVKQLCDLNPYKDNSIQTNQKISHKKNEENLCILKIGPQEEDSEVIRIAQCDNIANNQTNNKKNINNNNNNNNNNNNIYCIHLNENFINDQTQKNNLSNIRTSYNNDHVSDPLHKDLHNDFSSIILEDTKKDGDHIDFKNNLHHNEKYPNIYDILKDEKVIKDCPIILHIYGPPYNQILTKYPFIKVINSNDNINNNKYNNNNNKYIQNIHLNTLGDFLHDQIPSFVRKIINKDEKNQTSYILNNNDKDNYLNSETIYYFIEDEYLIFSPYMFIIVNGIQIPLNTPLYWLAANFSQFDHFLHITIRIPPY
- a CDS encoding putative exodeoxyribonuclease III, encoding MEKIGLASWNVNGWKKSCEIIKRNDNDLLLFLKKLDIDILCLQETKTNESFIENDCNLLEADSNMYESYWSCCKKKKGEKTHKGYSGLATYVKNENKIICSTNKVFDDFSFFNKYIKKENLLIKKKSEIDKTSISFFLLLNDNKEIYNDQNIQCDKNNEQNKINNNNNNNNTNISVSVSVSEFFNEGRILITMHKHFIIVNIYAPYSGHNYERLDYKIRFFHAVRAKILQLRIVTGLPIILLGDFNISYRNKDIYYLNNIIDLDILLKNIDNIDLKEDIKMQILKNVPLIINTLKDKNNFIIKKYKTQNNELYNLYLKFDDTHVKFIGNNFSSLEEIFYFFSLDPVYVDDKYKDYPYEYYFVVNRVSDDLQDVCNSNKNDDHHNSSNNKNDDHHNSSNNKNDDHHNSSNNKNEENTIKMSCHNKYMKKDIKKDEDFLKKNIEKEDNEIVTRHKNNVEHKELLKRYENFFINNEKIFESITNNNNSEDIEYYFLKKDKNIKYNNDEMNKNERDKKILNCKKILCKYKYKNNMNGQYLVKNTNCIYLKHLNDIFISLNIILSEHDLLNIANSIGMTSSPLCCVDIIKNLIYEDNMIDTFSFFHPNINGKFTCWDTYRQCRIHNEGSRIDYIFMDYILYEQFIKRNPYLYESPTILNDELYEMLKQKKKKKNSLNYDDINSFESNQYYANYFNKIKTKQKYFLSNDNINDTLKKKKKQEKDEEYDEQKLEDHILDTEFYNFQFNISTYIGFIYTSPKLSDHIAVKCTFIKNYNKKNKIIIKLCSSRFNIILNYLCSSIHQYIMYLPLFLINPSLFSLTTYTLLDHVHLYDGVCPNILNTQPHKKTNKITQYFTVKKKK